In a genomic window of Drosophila takahashii strain IR98-3 E-12201 chromosome 3L, DtakHiC1v2, whole genome shotgun sequence:
- the LOC108056343 gene encoding uncharacterized protein, with the protein MKFFVCILALVAAAQAGLLPHLDSHHGYHHEDLPHLLDAEIHHSDGIHLGHSAALVHDDHHLNHHLDHHLDHHLVESLPTTVYHHEPTHFHYARLHSAPVVHHHHHDTHAAVVHHSIPAHFDTHTHSNLLSFAKHALHGKYGKVRITETHY; encoded by the exons ATGAAG TTTTTCGTGTGCATCTTGGCTTTGGTGGCCGCGGCTCAGGCTGGTCTTCTGCCCCATTTGGATAGCCATCATGGTTACCACCACGAGGATCTCCCGCATCTGTTGGACGCTGAGATCCATCATTCGGATGGCATTCATCTGGGACACAGTGCCGCACTTGTCCACGATGATCACCATTTGAACCATCATCTGGATCACCACTTGGATCACCATCTGGTGGAGTCGCTGCCCACCACTGTGTACCACCATGAGCCGACCCACTTCCACTACGCCCGTCTGCACTCCGCTCCGGTGGTGCACCACCACCATCATGACACCCACGCTGCCGTGGTGCACCACAGCATCCCGGCCCACTTTGATACCCACACCCACTCGAACCTGCTGTCCTTCGCCAAGCACGCCCTGCACGGAAAGTACGGAAAGGTCAGGATCACCGAGACCCACTATTGA